A stretch of Sandaracinaceae bacterium DNA encodes these proteins:
- a CDS encoding LysM peptidoglycan-binding domain-containing protein translates to MLRALSAAAVLGALASAGATAHAQDRADPGAADPGLEGLVDGDESPELRALRLAEQEIFGGQPLAPVPDAAGAVRVSDGPAAVTSDTPRRAAETPQSSRDLSWLRGLTLPDIPVRWDERVIRYLEYFRNDPRGRDFIRGWLRRVDRYGPMIRRVLREQGLPQDLIFVAMVESGFDPTARSHAGAAGMWQFVPGTGEELGLEIDHWVDLRLDPERSTVAAGRYLTMLHDRFGTWELAFAAYNMGYGALLRSIRKYNSNDYWELAHLESGLPFETNLYVSKILACAIVAHNRARFGLGELELEAPIRWETVQVPGGVSLGVVARAAGSDAQTLRALNPALRRGRTPPGSERFAVRIPAGSGERFARRWARVRPSHPVERTRVLRFGESLADLARDHGTTEDTIRELNGVEDDERVGAGTALLVPEGRRRGREAPSEPPVIAVPDGPRAIEGRVRVFYRVTRGDDLAEIARFFRVRPDAVRQWNAIDPDASLQSGMFLQLFVPREVDLSRAVVITPDEARVLVIGSEEFFAHHEDQNGRLRFRYRVQPGDTLSHIGQRFGIRVASLARINQIAQSSTLHPGDELIVYAEPGRVPREYREDALRGDALEPGGEATVERTGPEIGAPAPDTAPVPPDDPSELTR, encoded by the coding sequence ATGCTCCGAGCTCTCTCTGCGGCGGCCGTGCTCGGCGCGCTGGCGTCCGCCGGCGCGACCGCACACGCGCAGGACCGAGCCGACCCGGGCGCGGCCGACCCGGGCCTCGAGGGGCTGGTCGACGGGGACGAGTCGCCCGAGCTGCGCGCGCTGCGCCTCGCGGAGCAGGAGATCTTCGGCGGCCAGCCGCTCGCGCCCGTGCCCGACGCGGCCGGGGCGGTGCGCGTCTCCGACGGGCCGGCCGCGGTCACGAGCGACACCCCGCGCCGCGCCGCGGAGACGCCGCAGTCGAGCCGAGACCTCAGCTGGCTCCGAGGGCTGACCCTGCCCGACATCCCGGTGCGCTGGGACGAGCGCGTCATCCGGTACCTGGAGTACTTCCGCAACGACCCGCGCGGACGCGACTTCATCCGCGGCTGGCTGCGCCGGGTCGATCGCTACGGCCCGATGATCCGACGGGTGCTGCGCGAGCAGGGCCTGCCGCAGGATCTGATCTTCGTCGCGATGGTGGAGAGCGGCTTCGACCCGACCGCGCGCTCGCACGCCGGGGCCGCGGGCATGTGGCAGTTCGTGCCGGGCACGGGCGAGGAGCTCGGCCTCGAGATCGATCACTGGGTGGACCTGCGGCTCGACCCCGAGCGCTCGACGGTCGCGGCCGGGCGCTACCTGACCATGCTGCACGACCGCTTCGGCACCTGGGAGCTCGCGTTCGCCGCCTACAACATGGGCTACGGCGCGCTGCTGCGGTCGATCCGCAAGTACAACAGCAACGACTACTGGGAGCTCGCGCACCTCGAGTCGGGGCTGCCGTTCGAGACCAACCTCTACGTCTCCAAGATCCTCGCGTGCGCGATCGTCGCCCACAACCGGGCGCGCTTCGGCCTCGGCGAGCTGGAGCTCGAGGCGCCGATCCGCTGGGAGACGGTGCAGGTGCCGGGCGGGGTGTCGCTCGGGGTGGTCGCGCGCGCGGCGGGCTCGGACGCCCAGACCCTGCGCGCGCTCAACCCGGCGCTCCGGCGCGGCCGCACGCCTCCGGGGAGCGAGCGCTTCGCGGTGCGGATCCCCGCCGGGAGCGGAGAGCGCTTCGCGCGGCGCTGGGCGCGCGTGCGGCCGAGCCACCCGGTCGAGCGCACGCGCGTGCTGCGCTTCGGGGAGAGCCTCGCAGATCTCGCCCGCGATCACGGGACGACCGAGGACACGATCCGGGAGCTGAACGGCGTCGAGGACGACGAGCGCGTCGGCGCGGGCACGGCGCTGCTGGTCCCGGAGGGGCGTCGCCGCGGCCGCGAGGCGCCGAGCGAGCCGCCCGTCATCGCGGTGCCGGACGGGCCGCGCGCGATCGAGGGGCGCGTCCGCGTGTTCTACCGCGTCACGCGCGGCGACGACCTGGCCGAGATCGCGCGCTTCTTCCGCGTGCGCCCCGACGCCGTGCGGCAGTGGAACGCGATCGACCCCGACGCGTCGCTGCAGAGCGGGATGTTCCTCCAGCTCTTCGTGCCGCGCGAGGTCGACCTGTCTCGCGCGGTGGTGATCACCCCGGACGAGGCCCGCGTGCTCGTCATCGGGAGCGAGGAGTTCTTCGCCCACCACGAGGATCAGAACGGCCGGCTCCGCTTCCGCTACCGGGTGCAGCCAGGGGACACGCTCAGCCACATCGGGCAGCGCTTCGGCATCCGCGTGGCGTCGCTCGCGCGCATCAACCAGATCGCGCAGAGCAGCACGCTCCACCCGGGCGACGAGCTGATCGTGTACGCGGAGCCCGGTCGCGTGCCGCGCGAGTACCGTGAGGACGCCCTCCGCGGGGACGCGCTCGAGCCCGGCGGAGAGGCGACCGTCGAGCGCACGGGACCGGAGATCGGCGCGCCGGCTCCCGACACGGCGCCCGTGCCGCCCGACGATCCGAGCGAGCTGACGCGCTGA
- a CDS encoding SMI1/KNR4 family protein translates to MHRGVRELIQWVEKHDGSDTVKVHRPALAKEVTALEHQLGTPLPADLKLVLGVFDGGSLPNGTLLSATPGPGDTIEAALKALAEDEEVSFLDPELLLPFHRTEAGSYLAFDRSAAPVSDTWPIVDYDLETGERRLIHRTFDGWCRLCVAEWTADDYTAPFTIEKYLQQGKRHAEIETDVSIAHVTVAHALRRCGEPELSLESYLRAGRCVPAVPWTDWEALKLAALLRYPADALEAGARLAKRAPQSMWDLRETTPSRVAYALAKVAPPPGEAQEPWLRLFEQLVAQALDDDDRAAAEAIRDAVVGGADAPEPDPPQEAELEVGEVEATWAAMAQAYKDGLLREDDLLLDPRFGAVAETHDLADVLRIRRDF, encoded by the coding sequence ATGCACCGCGGCGTTCGCGAGCTCATCCAGTGGGTCGAGAAGCACGACGGCTCCGACACCGTCAAAGTCCACCGCCCCGCGTTGGCCAAGGAGGTCACGGCCCTCGAGCACCAGCTCGGCACGCCGCTGCCCGCCGACCTCAAGCTGGTCCTCGGCGTCTTCGACGGCGGCAGCCTGCCCAACGGCACGCTGCTGTCGGCCACGCCGGGCCCGGGCGACACCATCGAGGCGGCCCTCAAGGCGCTCGCCGAGGACGAGGAGGTCAGCTTCCTCGATCCGGAGCTGCTGTTGCCGTTTCACCGCACCGAGGCCGGCAGCTACCTGGCGTTCGATCGCAGCGCCGCGCCCGTGAGCGACACCTGGCCCATCGTCGACTACGACCTCGAGACAGGCGAGCGGCGCCTCATCCACCGCACCTTCGACGGCTGGTGCCGGCTCTGCGTCGCGGAGTGGACGGCCGACGACTACACGGCGCCGTTCACGATCGAGAAGTACCTCCAGCAGGGCAAGCGACACGCGGAGATCGAGACCGACGTCTCCATCGCGCACGTGACGGTCGCCCACGCGCTGCGCCGCTGCGGCGAGCCGGAGCTGTCCCTCGAGAGCTACCTGCGCGCCGGCCGCTGCGTGCCCGCGGTGCCGTGGACCGACTGGGAGGCGCTGAAGCTCGCCGCCCTGCTGCGCTACCCCGCCGACGCGCTCGAGGCGGGCGCGCGCCTCGCCAAGCGCGCCCCGCAGTCGATGTGGGATCTCCGCGAGACCACGCCCTCGCGCGTGGCGTACGCGCTCGCCAAGGTCGCGCCGCCCCCCGGCGAGGCCCAGGAGCCGTGGCTGCGTCTGTTCGAGCAGCTCGTCGCGCAGGCGCTCGACGACGACGACCGAGCCGCCGCCGAGGCCATCCGAGACGCGGTCGTCGGAGGCGCCGACGCGCCCGAGCCGGATCCTCCGCAGGAAGCCGAGCTCGAGGTGGGCGAGGTGGAGGCGACCTGGGCCGCGATGGCGCAGGCGTACAAGGACGGTCTCCTCCGGGAGGACGACCTCCTGCTCGACCCGCGCTTCGGCGCCGTCGCGGAGACGCACGACCTCGCCGACGTGCTGCGCATCCGGCGCGATTTCTGA
- a CDS encoding molybdopterin molybdotransferase MoeA: MISIREAIEAIQGRVRPTGIERVALQDAVGRVLASALRAREDVPGFDNSAMDGYAVRAADVAAVPVTLPVEGESRAGGPPAGALVPGAAMRIFTGAPMPEGADAIVIQEDTDREGDTVVVKAASEVGRHVRRRAEVMACDSVLLEPGARIGVGEIGVLASQGFAVVPVARRPRVAILSTGDELRELGEPPRPGSLVDSNAHALAAAVREAGGVPELLPLGADDAEALTARVREVARRADVLLSTGGVSVGEYDFVHEAFRAAGVEDVFWKIRVKPGKPVRFGVLEQTLVLGLPGNPVSAVVTFELFVRPALRAMQGDPRPFRPRARFELAAPARAPRGRTELARARIDADGRAHPHRTQGSADLTSLVALDALLILPEGAPPFDEGDVVDGLDLRRVDGAPASPF, translated from the coding sequence ATGATCTCCATCCGCGAAGCGATCGAGGCGATCCAGGGCCGCGTGCGCCCCACGGGGATCGAGCGCGTGGCCCTCCAGGACGCCGTGGGGCGCGTGCTGGCTTCAGCGCTCCGGGCGCGCGAGGACGTGCCCGGCTTCGACAACAGCGCGATGGACGGGTACGCGGTGCGCGCGGCCGACGTCGCCGCCGTGCCGGTCACGCTCCCCGTCGAGGGCGAGTCGCGCGCGGGCGGCCCCCCGGCCGGCGCGCTCGTGCCCGGCGCGGCGATGCGCATCTTCACGGGCGCGCCCATGCCCGAAGGCGCCGACGCGATCGTGATCCAGGAAGATACGGATCGCGAAGGAGACACCGTCGTCGTGAAGGCGGCGAGCGAGGTCGGTCGGCACGTCCGACGTCGCGCGGAGGTGATGGCCTGCGACTCGGTCCTGCTCGAGCCCGGCGCGCGGATCGGGGTCGGCGAGATCGGCGTGCTCGCGAGCCAGGGCTTCGCCGTCGTGCCCGTCGCCCGGCGTCCGCGCGTCGCCATCCTCTCCACCGGCGACGAGCTACGGGAGCTCGGCGAGCCTCCGAGACCCGGAAGCCTCGTGGACAGCAACGCGCACGCGCTCGCGGCCGCGGTGCGCGAGGCCGGGGGCGTGCCCGAGCTGCTCCCGCTCGGGGCGGACGACGCCGAGGCGCTGACGGCTCGAGTGCGGGAGGTGGCGCGCCGCGCCGACGTGCTGCTCTCGACCGGCGGCGTGAGCGTCGGGGAGTACGACTTCGTGCACGAGGCCTTCCGCGCGGCGGGGGTCGAAGACGTCTTCTGGAAGATCCGCGTGAAGCCGGGCAAGCCGGTGCGCTTCGGCGTGCTCGAGCAGACCCTCGTGCTCGGCCTCCCCGGCAATCCGGTCAGCGCCGTCGTCACCTTCGAGCTCTTCGTGCGCCCCGCGCTGCGCGCCATGCAAGGCGATCCTCGCCCCTTCCGCCCGCGCGCGCGCTTCGAGCTCGCCGCCCCGGCCCGCGCCCCGAGAGGCCGCACGGAGCTGGCCCGCGCCCGGATCGACGCCGACGGCCGCGCGCACCCGCATCGCACCCAGGGCTCCGCCGACCTGACCTCGCTCGTCGCGCTCGACGCCCTCCTCATCCTCCCGGAGGGCGCGCCGCCCTTCGACGAGGGTGACGTCGTGGACGGCCTGGACCTGCGTCGAGTCGACGGCGCCCCCGCCTCTCCGTTCTGA
- a CDS encoding MoxR family ATPase: MSDDDNKPEARVREFRSDLDRVRAEVGKMIVGQEEILDGVLICLIAGGHALLEGVPGLGKTMLVRSVSEALHLDFHRVQFTPDLMPSDILGTTIIAEDEAGHKEFQFRPGPVFANIVLADEVNRATPKTQSALLEVMQEHSVTIGKTTHHLEQPYFVLATQNPLEMEGTYPLPEAQLDRFLFKLQVEFPSREELHAILDRTTGGNKPTLETVIDGPRILEMRALARDVPVARHVQDYAIRILEGTHPDREGAPEMVQRFVRFGASPRGAQACLLAAKIQALMDGRFAVGADDVRAVAKPALRHRMILNFEGEAEGVRTDAILDRILETTKETSA; this comes from the coding sequence ATGAGCGACGACGACAACAAGCCCGAGGCGCGGGTCCGTGAGTTCCGTTCCGATCTCGATCGCGTGCGCGCGGAGGTCGGGAAGATGATCGTGGGGCAGGAGGAGATCCTCGACGGGGTCCTCATCTGCCTCATCGCCGGCGGCCACGCGCTCCTCGAGGGCGTGCCCGGGCTCGGCAAGACGATGCTCGTGCGCTCGGTCTCGGAGGCGCTGCACCTGGACTTCCACCGGGTGCAGTTCACGCCCGACCTGATGCCGTCCGACATCCTCGGGACGACGATCATCGCGGAGGACGAGGCGGGTCACAAAGAGTTCCAGTTCCGCCCCGGCCCCGTGTTCGCGAACATCGTGCTCGCCGACGAGGTGAACCGCGCGACGCCGAAGACGCAGTCGGCGCTCCTCGAGGTGATGCAGGAGCACTCGGTCACGATCGGCAAGACCACCCACCACCTCGAGCAGCCCTACTTCGTGCTCGCGACGCAGAACCCGCTCGAGATGGAGGGCACCTACCCGCTCCCGGAGGCGCAGCTCGACCGGTTCCTCTTCAAGCTCCAGGTCGAGTTCCCGAGCCGCGAGGAGCTGCACGCGATCCTCGATCGGACGACGGGGGGCAACAAGCCCACGCTCGAGACGGTGATCGACGGCCCTCGCATCCTCGAGATGCGCGCGCTCGCCCGCGACGTGCCCGTCGCCCGTCACGTGCAGGATTACGCCATCCGCATCCTCGAGGGCACGCACCCGGACCGCGAGGGCGCGCCGGAGATGGTGCAACGTTTCGTGCGATTCGGCGCCTCTCCTCGCGGCGCGCAGGCGTGCCTGCTGGCGGCCAAGATCCAGGCGCTCATGGACGGCCGCTTCGCGGTCGGCGCCGACGACGTGCGCGCGGTGGCCAAGCCCGCGCTGCGCCACCGCATGATCCTCAACTTCGAGGGCGAGGCCGAGGGCGTGCGCACGGACGCGATCCTCGATCGCATCCTCGAGACGACCAAGGAAACCTCGGCCTGA
- a CDS encoding DUF58 domain-containing protein: MLDWLRRRGEPSARKASSSGDLFDEEFQRRLEVLAIVSRRLVAGRTRAERRSKKTGSGIEFADHRQYTAGDDFRHLDWNLYARTGRLLLRLYEEEEDLSVYVLLDVSRSMAVGAPSKLDYAKRLAAALGYIALANLDRVSVVTFDSGISGRLAPTRGKNRIFKLFEFLRPIEPDGRTGTADAMKTFVAQNKRRGVAILISDLYDPEGFEGGINTLRFHKFEPYVIQVFDPGEVRPPLHGDVRLVDNETGEVREVTITPRVLERYAQAHAKYRKRIADFCTQKQVPYYPLETSVPFDEAVLDILRRGGLVG; the protein is encoded by the coding sequence ATGCTCGACTGGCTCCGTCGCCGGGGCGAGCCCTCGGCGAGGAAGGCGTCGTCCTCCGGAGACCTCTTCGACGAGGAGTTCCAGCGGCGCCTGGAGGTGCTCGCCATCGTCTCGCGGCGGCTGGTGGCGGGCCGCACGCGCGCGGAGCGGCGCTCCAAGAAGACGGGCAGCGGCATCGAGTTCGCCGATCACCGCCAGTACACCGCGGGCGACGACTTCCGCCACCTCGACTGGAATCTCTACGCGCGCACCGGGCGGCTGCTCTTGCGGCTCTACGAGGAGGAGGAGGACCTCTCGGTCTACGTGCTGCTCGACGTCTCGCGCTCGATGGCCGTCGGCGCCCCGTCCAAGCTCGACTACGCCAAGCGCCTCGCGGCCGCCCTCGGCTACATCGCGCTCGCCAACCTCGACCGCGTCAGCGTGGTCACGTTCGACAGCGGCATCTCGGGCCGGCTCGCGCCCACGCGCGGCAAGAACCGCATCTTCAAGCTCTTCGAGTTCCTGCGCCCCATCGAGCCCGACGGCCGCACGGGCACCGCCGACGCGATGAAGACCTTCGTCGCGCAGAACAAGCGCCGCGGCGTCGCCATCCTCATCAGCGATCTCTACGACCCCGAGGGCTTCGAGGGCGGCATCAACACGCTGCGCTTCCACAAGTTCGAGCCCTACGTGATCCAGGTCTTCGACCCGGGCGAGGTCCGGCCTCCGCTCCACGGCGACGTGCGCCTCGTGGACAACGAGACCGGCGAGGTGCGCGAGGTCACGATCACGCCGCGCGTCCTCGAGCGCTACGCGCAGGCCCACGCGAAGTACCGCAAGCGCATCGCCGACTTCTGCACCCAGAAGCAGGTGCCCTACTACCCGCTCGAGACTTCGGTGCCCTTCGACGAAGCGGTGCTCGACATCCTGCGCCGCGGGGGGCTGGTGGGCTGA
- a CDS encoding VWA domain-containing protein, whose protein sequence is MELVGLSLTQVLTVLGGFAAAVTALYLLKLRRRQVEVPFVHLWQEVLAEKQTTRLFSFLKRILSWLLALAVVAALAFAMGDPRYAGASDEGQTTVVLIDASASMRATDVSPSRLEAGRAEVERLIEGLGPDDRMIVAQMDASTVPLTPLTGDPLLLSEGLDRLAPTDVAASLSLGLRFALDVLRDQPRPRLVIVSDGRLGDGGEAAQRAAAAGVELAWTKIGEGGPNVAITAFSVRRYPLDKSRSQVLVELWNPGEEDQGVELSLLGDGEPIDVQRLVVAGGERLRRFFENVSGADRTLEARLTLADRSRDVQPADDRAYARLPERRRARVQAVTPGNLYLSAALLLDEYLDVVEVAPADYPAEGRFDVTIFDGWVPPSPPDTHAVYLYPVPEEGVQGPFEITGTVERPYFDRIEHDHPLVQFTALRDVNVAEGLEVELQPGDRAVAGDERVPLIVTGTRNDHRVVGVLFDLRRSDLPLRVAWPLLLLNSIDHFVQEDAGYLSSYETGDTWHVPAPAGAESATLITPQGDERTVPIVDGRAVCTGTRAGFYTLRAGEQEEVFAANLGPSDEAIVEPAETLSIGGTEAAPPTIGRAGVRTEIWTMLVLAVLGALLVEWFTYHRRMTV, encoded by the coding sequence ATGGAGCTGGTCGGCCTCTCCCTCACCCAGGTGCTCACCGTGCTCGGCGGCTTCGCGGCCGCGGTGACGGCGCTCTATCTGCTCAAGCTCCGGCGGCGGCAGGTGGAGGTGCCGTTCGTGCACCTCTGGCAGGAGGTGCTGGCCGAGAAGCAGACCACGCGGCTGTTCAGCTTCCTCAAGCGCATCCTCTCGTGGCTCCTCGCGCTCGCGGTGGTCGCCGCGCTCGCCTTCGCGATGGGCGACCCGCGCTACGCCGGCGCGAGCGACGAGGGGCAGACGACGGTCGTGTTGATCGACGCGAGCGCCTCGATGCGCGCGACGGACGTCTCGCCGAGCCGCCTCGAGGCGGGGCGCGCCGAGGTCGAGCGGCTCATCGAGGGGCTCGGGCCCGACGACCGCATGATCGTCGCGCAGATGGACGCGAGCACGGTGCCGCTCACCCCGCTCACGGGCGACCCGCTGCTCCTGAGCGAAGGGCTCGATCGGCTGGCGCCCACCGACGTCGCCGCGAGCCTCTCGCTCGGGCTGCGCTTCGCGCTCGACGTGCTCCGCGATCAGCCGCGGCCGCGCCTCGTGATCGTCTCGGACGGGCGGCTGGGGGACGGTGGAGAGGCGGCCCAGCGCGCGGCCGCGGCGGGCGTGGAGCTGGCCTGGACGAAGATCGGCGAGGGCGGCCCCAACGTCGCCATCACCGCCTTCAGCGTGCGGCGCTACCCGCTCGACAAGAGCCGCTCGCAGGTCCTCGTCGAGCTCTGGAACCCGGGCGAGGAGGACCAGGGCGTGGAGCTGTCGCTGCTGGGCGACGGCGAGCCGATCGACGTGCAGCGCCTCGTGGTCGCGGGCGGGGAGCGGCTGCGCCGCTTCTTCGAGAACGTCTCCGGCGCCGACCGCACGCTGGAGGCGAGATTGACGCTGGCCGATCGCAGCCGCGACGTGCAGCCCGCCGACGATCGCGCCTACGCGCGGCTCCCCGAGCGACGCCGCGCGCGCGTGCAGGCCGTCACGCCGGGCAACCTCTACCTCTCGGCCGCGCTCCTGCTCGACGAGTACCTGGACGTGGTGGAGGTCGCGCCGGCGGACTACCCGGCCGAGGGGCGCTTCGACGTGACCATCTTCGACGGCTGGGTGCCGCCCTCCCCGCCCGACACGCACGCCGTCTATCTCTACCCGGTGCCCGAGGAGGGCGTGCAGGGCCCGTTCGAGATCACCGGCACCGTCGAGCGCCCCTACTTCGACCGCATCGAGCACGATCACCCGCTGGTGCAGTTCACCGCGCTCCGCGACGTGAACGTGGCCGAGGGGCTCGAGGTGGAGCTGCAGCCGGGTGACCGCGCGGTGGCGGGCGACGAGCGGGTCCCGCTGATCGTCACGGGCACGCGCAACGATCACCGCGTGGTCGGCGTGCTCTTCGATCTCCGGCGCAGCGACCTGCCCCTGCGCGTCGCGTGGCCGCTCCTGCTGCTCAACAGCATCGACCACTTCGTGCAGGAGGACGCGGGCTACCTGAGCAGCTACGAGACCGGCGACACCTGGCACGTGCCCGCGCCCGCGGGCGCCGAGAGCGCGACCCTGATCACGCCGCAAGGCGATGAGCGCACGGTGCCGATCGTCGACGGGCGCGCGGTCTGCACGGGGACGCGCGCCGGCTTCTACACGCTGCGCGCAGGCGAGCAAGAGGAGGTCTTCGCGGCGAACCTCGGCCCGAGCGACGAGGCCATCGTGGAGCCGGCGGAGACGCTGTCGATCGGCGGGACGGAGGCCGCGCCGCCGACCATCGGGCGCGCGGGCGTGCGCACGGAGATCTGGACGATGCTCGTGCTCGCCGTGCTCGGCGCGCTGCTGGTGGAGTGGTTCACCTACCACCGGAGGATGACGGTCTGA
- a CDS encoding VWA domain-containing protein codes for MKGRTRVFVSLGVALAVGAAVAAWILSAVGAEPLSVPFGGERYELLAPRWLALVGVTPILAWGLGLSLADLPRLQRWTGVLVRGLVIGALALALARPARTTDATLVSTVFLVDVSESVTRASLVRAREQVQAAVDARGDNDVRLVTFGRGARVVPLADDTVPELARHEGEEAGSNLQAALQLAYGLFPPGHLRRAVVLSDGGQTEGDVLAEASRASELGVRLYAHPYTEGAPNEVAVTDLAIPERLKVGEPFPIRAHVFSTVETDARVRLYQGETLNGLDGVRDVSLTPGENVIELRSVVRVAGPVTYSLTVEPEGDDRFAANNRFATTVVVPGRPTVLYVEGSPGRATYLARALTAAEYEVDVRSPRAIPTSLRELERFDFFILSDVSADEVSLTQQDAIERYVRDLGGGFLMAGGENGFGLGGWQGTRIERLLPVRMDAERRRDQPSLALALVIDKSGSMNGQKMQLAREAAIATAEMLGPDDYISVVGFDSQPTRIVRMQSARNRMRIVRDIGRLQARGGTAIFPALDMAYQDLVVTRARIKHVILLTDGNTQEQGIPDLAQVMRSEGITVSTVGLGGDVHRALLQQVATLGGGRSYFTADPHNIPRIFMRETSTVARSNIVEEYFQPSVSEPADFLRGVDVGSAPYLHGYVATRAKPSPAQVILTSDLGEPILARWRVGLGWSMAWTSDVKNRWSVEWLRWPGYSRFWAQLVREHMRQRRRQTLDMTADVRDGEVRVVVDAIGGDDDFLNGLDSTVHVEGPMGAARADRVDADHPLRQTAPGRYEARFPLEKFGSFVLTAEHRRDERPVAESTAQLTNPYPREYMTLEPDVALLTRAAGLTGGTIEPTVAALFDPDGEHIRHHEELWPRALFLALMLFVLDLLLRRVRLFDRKFRAPRAA; via the coding sequence ATGAAGGGCCGGACCCGCGTCTTCGTCTCGCTCGGTGTGGCCCTCGCGGTCGGCGCCGCCGTCGCCGCGTGGATCCTCTCCGCGGTCGGCGCCGAGCCGCTGAGCGTGCCCTTCGGGGGCGAGCGCTACGAGCTGCTCGCGCCGCGCTGGCTCGCGCTCGTCGGCGTCACGCCCATCCTCGCCTGGGGTCTCGGCCTCTCGCTCGCCGACCTGCCGCGGCTGCAGCGCTGGACCGGCGTGCTCGTGCGCGGGCTCGTGATCGGCGCCCTCGCGCTGGCGCTCGCGCGCCCCGCCCGCACCACCGACGCGACGCTGGTGAGCACCGTCTTCCTCGTCGACGTGAGCGAGTCGGTCACGCGCGCCAGCCTCGTTCGCGCGCGCGAGCAGGTGCAGGCGGCCGTCGACGCCCGGGGCGACAACGACGTGCGCTTGGTCACCTTCGGCCGCGGCGCGCGCGTCGTGCCTCTCGCTGACGACACGGTCCCCGAGCTCGCCCGGCACGAGGGCGAGGAGGCGGGATCCAACCTGCAAGCCGCCCTGCAGCTCGCCTACGGGCTCTTCCCGCCCGGGCACCTGCGGCGCGCCGTCGTCCTGAGCGACGGTGGGCAGACCGAGGGCGACGTCCTGGCCGAGGCGAGCCGGGCCTCCGAGCTCGGCGTGCGCCTCTACGCGCACCCCTACACCGAGGGCGCGCCGAACGAGGTCGCGGTCACGGACCTCGCGATCCCCGAGCGCCTGAAGGTGGGCGAGCCCTTCCCGATCCGGGCGCACGTCTTCTCGACCGTCGAGACCGACGCCCGCGTCCGGCTCTATCAGGGAGAGACCCTCAACGGCCTCGACGGCGTCCGCGACGTCTCGCTCACCCCGGGCGAGAACGTGATCGAGCTGCGCTCGGTCGTCCGCGTCGCGGGCCCCGTGACCTACTCGCTCACCGTCGAGCCGGAGGGCGACGACCGCTTCGCGGCGAACAACCGCTTCGCGACCACAGTGGTCGTGCCCGGTCGACCCACCGTCCTCTACGTCGAGGGCTCACCCGGCCGCGCCACCTACCTGGCCCGGGCGCTGACGGCCGCCGAGTACGAGGTCGACGTGCGCAGCCCGCGCGCCATCCCGACCTCGCTGCGAGAGCTCGAGCGCTTCGACTTCTTCATCCTGAGCGACGTCTCCGCCGACGAGGTCTCGCTGACCCAGCAGGACGCCATCGAGCGCTACGTGCGCGACCTCGGCGGCGGCTTCCTCATGGCCGGCGGCGAGAACGGCTTCGGCCTCGGCGGCTGGCAGGGCACGCGGATCGAGCGGCTCCTGCCCGTGCGCATGGACGCGGAGCGGCGGCGCGACCAGCCGTCCCTCGCCCTCGCCCTCGTGATCGACAAGAGCGGCTCGATGAACGGCCAGAAGATGCAGCTCGCGCGCGAGGCGGCCATCGCCACCGCGGAGATGCTCGGACCCGACGACTACATCTCGGTCGTCGGCTTCGACTCGCAGCCCACGCGCATCGTGCGCATGCAGAGCGCCCGGAACCGCATGCGCATCGTGCGCGACATCGGCCGGCTCCAGGCGCGCGGCGGCACCGCGATCTTCCCCGCGCTGGACATGGCCTACCAGGACCTCGTGGTCACGCGCGCGCGCATCAAGCACGTCATCCTGCTCACGGACGGCAACACCCAGGAGCAAGGCATCCCCGATCTCGCGCAGGTGATGCGCTCGGAGGGGATCACCGTGAGCACGGTCGGTCTGGGCGGTGACGTGCACCGCGCGCTCCTGCAGCAGGTGGCGACCCTCGGCGGCGGCCGCTCCTACTTCACGGCCGACCCCCACAACATCCCGCGCATCTTCATGCGGGAGACCAGCACGGTCGCGCGCAGCAACATCGTCGAGGAGTACTTCCAGCCCTCGGTGAGCGAGCCGGCGGACTTCCTGCGCGGCGTCGACGTGGGCAGCGCTCCGTATCTGCACGGCTACGTCGCGACGCGCGCCAAGCCGAGCCCCGCGCAGGTCATCCTCACGAGCGACCTCGGCGAGCCCATCCTCGCGCGCTGGCGCGTCGGCCTCGGGTGGTCGATGGCGTGGACCAGCGACGTCAAGAACCGTTGGTCGGTAGAGTGGCTGCGCTGGCCGGGGTATTCGCGCTTCTGGGCACAGCTGGTGCGCGAGCACATGCGGCAGCGCCGCCGGCAGACGCTCGACATGACGGCCGACGTTCGCGACGGCGAGGTCCGCGTGGTGGTCGACGCCATCGGGGGAGACGACGACTTCCTCAACGGGCTCGACAGCACGGTGCACGTCGAGGGTCCGATGGGCGCCGCGCGGGCGGACAGGGTCGACGCCGACCACCCGCTCCGTCAGACGGCTCCCGGGCGCTACGAGGCGCGGTTCCCCCTCGAGAAGTTCGGCTCGTTCGTGTTGACCGCCGAGCACCGGCGCGACGAGCGACCGGTCGCGGAGAGCACGGCGCAGCTGACCAATCCCTATCCGCGTGAGTACATGACGCTGGAGCCCGACGTCGCGCTCCTCACGCGCGCCGCGGGGCTCACGGGCGGCACGATCGAGCCTACTGTGGCGGCACTTTTCGATCCGGACGGCGAGCACATCCGTCACCACGAGGAGCTCTGGCCGCGGGCCTTGTTCCTGGCGTTGATGCTCTTCGTCCTGGACCTATTGCTCCGACGCGTACGCCTGTTCGATCGAAAGTTTCGCGCGCCTCGCGCCGCGTGA